gctgctgctcttccagctcttgcagtggCTTGGAGCAGCCTTCTCTAGACATCTGCCTTTGGCCTCCCCAGGGAGCACAGGAGGGTAGACCCCTTAAGGAAATGGCAGTTTCTTGCAGCGGGGTAAGACACTGGTGCCATTGATCATCTCTGGAGCCTCCTGGGGAAGCTCCTCTGCCCATGCTCTTGCTCATGTTGTCTTTcagctgtgctccctggggctgcccagcccagTGCTGGCTCTGCTTCTCCCTTGCTGGACAAGGACAGCAAGCAGGACACAGCTCCAGACTCATCCTGAGCTCTTACAATCCTGTTAGAAAGCAAGATGGACTCTCTTCAGGGGAAATGATGGCCAGATTATCATTTCACATGCTGGAAAGCTGTGAAAGCTGCGAAGGATGTATATGCTCCCTTGGGGACTGTGAGTCTAGCCTGAGGTTGAATGCAGCATTTTGGAAGTGTACTCTGAGCCACTGCAGCCATGCTGAGGTTTGCCAGAACTCCAAGGTAGTGGGTGAAAAAGGGCTTGGTGGAGTGCCAAGGCCTGAAGAAGGCAATCTTTCTGGGAGCCTGTGTGCTGTTCTTCAGCATTTCAGTACACTTCAGGTCAGGACTGTGAGAAgtctctgctgtccccagccctgctatCCATGCAGAACCAGCCCCTTTACTCCTCTTCCCCTCTTTCTCCTAAGGTCAGCACTGGGAGTTTCAGAACGCTGTTTCTGAGGTTCTCTTTGCAATAACAGGCTATCCTTAAAATCCTGCTTCACTAGGAACATTCTGTCCCCCAGAAGAGGGAGGTGAGGGTCCTTTCTGCATGGGCAGTAGGTTGTGCTGCCTATTCCCTCCTCACCCACCTTTCCCACAGCTCAGCATCCTCaactgggaaggagcagggactTGGTCTTACAGTGCCAGTAATATGTGCTGGAAGAGGAGTGAGAGGGAATGTGTGATTAGGTGGCTATAAGAATACCTCTGCCTCTTCTGAATCTGGTTTGTTTCATCATGGGCTCATGTCTCTCAAGGCACAGTATAAGTAATGCAATTGTTAAGTTTTCATAATCAAGCAAGAAGGACCATCAGAATCCATAATACAGGTTTTTTTCATACTTGTGCAGTTGGCCTTGGGGTGGGATATGCAAACACAATGTTctttgcacagctctgcagagttTTTGGTTTGGGCAGGTTGTATCCCTGCCTTCCATGTGGGAATTAGGGGCAgatcagcagtgctgctggaatACAAACATCCCTGTTCACTCACCTTTGTCACAGCACCAGGAAAACAACTACTAGAAAGGGCAGAGCTAAGGTGCAGGGCTCTTAAGAGAAGAAGCCTTCTCCAGGCttctgggaaggaaaaaaacaaacattggAGATCTGGAGCCTGGGAAGAGCTACTAGATATGCTGGGCCTGTTGGAGCTGGGTGCAGGCTGGGAAAATCAGTGCCAAATTGAGGCCATTATATTGGAGCTACTTGAAAGCATTCCTCACAGGAACAGTTCCAGGGGATTCATCAaggtctctgctgctgttggctgAAGGGCTCAACTGAGAGGCTGCATTGGGACACTTCTCCACCACTGGCTTTGCTTTTTGTCGTGGCTTTCACAAGGACAAGACTGAATCTTCATGCTGGGAAGTCAGGAAGTCCCTGTTCTCTTCTGCTTGGTCtttccagcagcctggggatGTAGTTGAAGGAAGCTGTCTCCAGACATGGCCCCAAGAAATCATTCATGGCTGGGGAAATGGCCTTTTGAAGACAGCTTTGTCTTTTCTGTGATGGTGCTTCTTTCCTCTCATCTCTGGCAGCCAGGGAGGCTGGAAATGATGTGTCCATGATGAGACTGATGTGCGAGGTGGCCTACTGTACACATTTAGAAGTTTCCCTTCACCATCTCATTTCTGGGTGGGGGAGCATGGTGGCACTCGGTGACGTGGGAGTGGCACAGCTTCCCAGTTTCCTCTGGCCCCTGCAGGGCATCTAGGTGCTTTGCCTCTTACCAGTGTCCATGGTAGCCTAGCTGTGGCAATCCCAcatgtttctgcttttcctcaaaAAGAAGCAGTGTCATTGGGtgggctctgccagctccagggGTTTGCAGCggtccagagcaggctggctCCCAGTGTGCACCTTGACCTAGGCCTGAAGGTGGGAGCATGTTGAAGCATGGACTGCAAGTGCCAaaatcctgctgcagggaggctTGCTGTTTGTGGCAGAGCCACTTCTTCATTGACTTGCTCTGGCTGTCTGTCTAACTTGTCTTGCTGTCCTGCCatctgggctcagggcaggtgCAGAGAGAGTCCTGTACCAGTGCAGAgatcctgctgctctccatcatgTCCCACCCATGTGTCCAAGTCTGTGCTAAAGACCCAGCACATCTTCCTGTCCTGGGCAGGCCCAAAGTGGGGGATGTCCCTGATGAAGGGACTCTGGGCAGTGAGGAGCTGTTGTGCTTTGGAGTGCCTTTTGCCCTCCAGCTTGCTGGGGCTCACGGGTAGGTAGCTTGCCTCTGCAGGAGGCTATGAGCACAGtatcctcttttctttttcagatcaAATCCCTCATCACTTATCTGAGGACTAAAATCTGGGCTGTGCTCTTTACCACAGATGCAGGGGCAGAGGTTGTTTCCAGCTGAGGTCCCACAAGGGCCCTAAAAGTTATAATGCCATGTTGGAGCAGAAACCCATCTCTGATGGGCAGGTTGGTGGCGTTCTGCAGATGCCCAGGCCCACACCTGAGCAGTGACCTCAGGGATGTCTGCAGTGTTGCTCTGTGGGTGTGAATTGGGACAGATGGGGCAGGAGGTGGTGCCAGTGCCTGCTGTGCGGACAGGGAGGGGCTCCTTCCTGTGGCTCAGAGCTGAGCAAGGAGGTGGAGAGCTTCAGGCTGAGTTCCTGGTCATTTGATTTTCTGGTGCCAGACAGTGTGTGACGAGCCTGGACGGGGGGCACAAGTCTGGCCATGCTGTGTCTGGCTGAGGCGGGTCTGCCAAGCGTTGGCTGAGTGGATGATTGAGCTGTGCACAGCTGGCTGGGCCTGCAATGCTGCACATCAGGGAGAGGAAAAACTTCAGGAGGTGGCTTGTGGAATATGGGCATCCAGCACCTTTCCACAAAGCACAGGGTTATTTTCCAGCCCTGCCATAACTGGCAGTCTTGTAAGGCAGTAGGACAgatctgcagctctgggctATCCCTCTGCAACCTAGCAACTGGGTAATGCTGGTCCAGATGCAGTGATGGTTGCTGTAGGGTTGAGCTAAAATATGTCCCAGTCACACACTTGTGGCCTGCCTGCTGAGTAAGGAGCCTGTGGATTGCTCTGTCCTTTGCCACTCTCTCTTCTGTGCCGTGAAACGAGAGACTGGCAAAGTCTCTCTCACTGATGCCGCCATGGAGGTGTCAGAAATCCTCTTTTAAAAGCCTACCAAGTGTTGCTGTTCTGGTTCTTCCTGTTAATCCAGGCACTCTTTGAGGAAGAGCCTGGTCTTCAGCAAAGATTGAGACTGGAGCgtggctgtgcacagggaggATGCACTGATGCAAGGAGCAGACCGTATCCCCCAGGGAGGGATACCTGGTGGGTTGTGGAGCTGGGTGTCCTCATGAATGCCGCCCTCATCTTGCTGTGACTGCTGGTGGTTCCGTGTGTGCATCCTCGCTTGGCACCGCTGGCACTCAACCCCTGCGTCAGGCATCATGCCCCACATGTGGAGGACAAGCCACTGAGGGCTAAACAGGAATGggagagcaggggctgtgctggatgGTGACTTGGGCAGATGGAGAGAGGCCAATCTCAAATTTGTCAATGTTACCCAAGCTGCTCTTGGCATAGGGCTTAGGTCAGCActgggctgcagtgctgtgaagAGAATGAAGGTGGAGGCTGGGAGACAGGCCTTCCTCATGGCAGTTGTATCACCATCTTGAAGTAGTGTCAGGAACTCCCTTAAAATAAAATCCTTGGTGCCTCAGTGGGAGATACTTGAGAGGTCCCAGAGCAAGAGCGGGCCCCACGGTTCAAAGCAGAGGAAGACAGCCCTTTCTCAACCTTCTCTGGCCACACCTGGGTAGTTGCACAAGAGAGCtgcatggactctgtcctgggAAAGGAGCCAGCCCTGCAAAGACAAGTGCAGCAACTGTGATCTGAGTGTCGTGAGGCCTTTGGACCCTGGCCAGGGGTCAAGCACTGCACCCatggcagggcagtgccagtCAGCCTCGTCTGTGCCACTCATGGTGCCGTTGGGTCAAGATGGGATTCACAACAACACATTGCTAACAGGGCATGTTTTGCCAAAAATATGGTAAGCAGTGGATGGGGAAGGAGCACACCACCCCTTTAGGAGGGCAGTGATTGGGAGCCAGTGTGAGACTTTAGGTGTGGGATAGAGGATGTGGGGAAGGTGACTGGAGTGCACCAGGTGGAATAGGACACCCACAGTGATGTGGGGCAGGTGTGGGGAGTGCAGGGGGTGTGCAAATGCATTGGCAGGATAACCATGGGGGAAGGACAGGCAGAATACtccagggaagctgtgctgAAGGGGGGAGGCTGGCACCTGGCCAGGTGAAAGGGCTCTGGAGAGTAGGAGCAGAGCAAGAGGTCTGGGGTGTCCAGATACCTTGGGGTTTGACAGGGAAGGCACAAGAGAGCCAAACATTGGCGGGGGACACCTCTGGACATGCAGCAGAAGTGGGTGTGTGTTGTATTGCACTAAATAGTTATTTAGTTGTTTGCACTGGATGTTTGGTAATTTGCACTGTTCACATGATTTCTATCCTGTCACCACATGGTCTTCCCCTTTCCACCCCCTCAAGTGTCACTGGTGGTGGTCTCTCCCCTGGTCAGtacctccccccacccctcctcaCTGGTATCCCATTGGCTGTGGTCCTCTTCCTCTGCCCCCCCCATTCCCCGGGTATAAAAGTCCCCCGATGAGAAGGGGACGCTCTCTTTTCCACCTGGGTCCCTTTTGCACCTGTGTCTCTTTTCCATCTGGTGGTCTCCTGGAAATAAACTGAGGACATTTTGTCCCCATGTGGAGAAGAGCGCTTCTCATCTTTTGCCTTTGTCCATGTAAGATCGTGTGGCCTGGGGTCCACAGCTAGCCGGATTGGACCCAAACAGCCCGTCCAGTCACGGATTCTTATGGGTGCGTCTGCCAGCACAGAGGCCACAAAGGACAGGTCAGCAGTATGGAGTGGGGAGCAAGGTCAAGGTACAAACAGCAAAATATCTATGAAGGTGTTAGGGGAACATCTCCTCTTTCAAATGGAACACATGCAGTACACCCTCAGGTGATGGCTGGTAGCACGTACATGGAGGTAGGGCACAATTCAAGTGGAGCTGGGTCAGATTCAAGTGGACCTTCCTGGGGACTGTGGTGCCTCGGAAAATCTGGAAGCTCAGCTGATTTAATATCCTTTCCATTCCCTTTTCCTCGGAGCTCACAAACACAGACTGGCTGTGGTCACAGCCTGACAGCAGGTTGTTGTTGCTACACTGTAGAATATATCCTGGGAACTGGGGGGTTGCAGTGGGCATGTTGCTTTGTGGTGGATCCTGAGTACTGCCATGGATCACAGGTGATATTCCCTGCAGAGGAGGGTTTCAGCCATGAGAGCTGAGTAGGGCCAGTTGGTGTGGCCAGGGGTACCAGATCCGAGTGCATCTGGACAAAATTGGGTGGAGGTGTGGCAGGTTGTGTGGGAATGTAAGCTGTGAGTGTGTGAATGTAAGCACCCCCATCTGCATTCCATAGACCTCATAGGTTTCTCTACAAAATAAATGCACATGTAGaaacttaaattaaaaaatggcATGATCTGGAAGGACTGTCATCATAGTTGGATAATCTGAAGGCCAGTACTTCAGGGGAATATTCAGGCACTTTGAGACTAACAGTTTGGTATTTAGGCAGATGTAGAAGGTACTCCAGTACGTACAATTCTTAATAATTGTGTGTATttgtatatttctttttttagggAGACTCCTACCCactggcagcctctgccaggcaCGAAAGCATCCATGTTGGTCAAAGTGAACAGTTTGAGGCAGATGCAGAACTTTTCAAACAGTTCTCTTCAGCTGCAGGGTACTCCAAAGCCCAACAGCCCAAAATCTCTTCCCAAACCTGCTATATATGCTCAGCCTCAATCCAAATCCCAGAGCTCTGGAGCCACAAAGCAAATGCCTGCTGGAGAAACAAAGCAGTCTATGCAGATCAAAAAGACGGAGAGTGGTGGGTTTTGCCTGGTGATGATGAATGGTCCTACTTCTCAAACGCCTCCAGGAAGCCGGACAGGAACCCCCCAGCCTGCATCCCCCACATATGCTTCTCCTGCACCTATATATGATGAGCCATCTTTAGAGTTGCCAATTTACGATGAGCCACCAGTAGATATGGACACCGAAAGTATTTGTGTGAGTGGGATGTCTCCACCAAGGTCACCAAGCAATAGCTTAAGAAAGCAGCTGCAACCAGCCAAATTATTGCAGCATCCCAGTATGCAACAACAGCAAGCTGCAAAGAAGCATGCAAGAAATCCCTCTTCCACTGAGTACAGCCCAGCTGGCAGAGAATACATAAAACATATGGTAAATGTTGACCAACCTGTCAAACTCTCCCACTCTTCTGCTGCAACAACGGATACCTCCACTAAACTGCCTGGTCACCTTGCTTCAAAGGACAGCTTCAAGGAGTCTTGGAGAATCTTGGAAGCCAATGTCCTCAAGAATATGGAACTCCACCACAGTCGGCAAAACAGCCTGCAGACTCAAGAGTACCCAACTGGCCATCAGGATTCTGGTTATTCAACTGGCCCTTCTCCAAGcttgagaaaaaggaaaggaagaaggcAAGCAACAGGTCAAGCAAGACCTGGCtctgtgggcagcagcagtgagctCACAGCTCTGAATGATAAAGTGATCGCTGAGATGCGTGCTGTGGTGGGCAGGTCAGCAGCTTGCAGGGGAAGCAAAGCCAGCCTGGATGCTGAGAGTCTGGAGACCGGTGttccagcagagagcagcaaggTCAGGTTTCAGTCTGACCACTTGAAAAAATGCATCAACCAAAGCTCCAGGgatgatgtcacagccagcaaCAAGTCTCTGTACAGACAGGACCTGGAGGTTAGGGAATTCTTTCCCAGCAGTGTGGCTGCTCCACAGGATACAATGAGGCAGAAGAGAACTTTTGAGAAAATAGATTCTTTAGAAAAGAATGTCACCAGCCAGACAAGCTTGGCTTCATCAGGTGCCACACGCCATTCCTCACAGGTACCTCCCCCATCTGTGCCatgttaaatttttttctttgctataCTTGCTAGACTCATCATACATACCCTGCTTCTGAGGGGGTTTAATTCCAGGGGCATGCTGCAGGCAAGACACGTCTGTTCCTGCAGAATAGCAAACGTGTCATAAAGCTTCACAGCTTTGCTTGTGGAAACCCTGTTTGAGCCCAGTGGCTTGAGAGGAAGGAGAATTGGGGGATGGGGCTCGTGTCCAGCAAGGCCTCAGTACTGTGGGTAGCTCTGCTCTGTTATTTGGGTAAATGTGCTTGCTTGATCATGTTACTGTCACTCATGTCTTCTCTCATACCTACTTTCTTCACTGGAATTGAAGTCTGAGTTGGTGGGTATGGCATCAAGATTTGCGTAGCCACATGACAGCaattcctctttttctctctctcttttttcaaATGGCTCCTCATATGCATTTCTCCCTCCCAATTCCTGAACATGGAATAGCAGTATTTAGAAAATCAGTGTCAGTGGCTCTAGCATCTTGTTGGAAATAGCTATTTTAAAGCCCCATTAGTGTGCCTGCATAAGGGGAGTAGTTTTTTCTCTCTAACCCACCACTTCTGCAGGATTATTTTGCCATCTTTTTTCCTACTTGGATTCAAAGGAATGTCCTGCTTCCTGGTTTTAGTTCAGATTTAGGTTATTTGTAGATAGCTTTATATCTCCTGAAGCTTTTGCCCTGTTTTTTCTTAGCTCACTCTTCCAGTTATTTTGCTCCCATTTTGAACAACCAGGGTCTTTGCATCAGTTTCATAAGGCAGAGCTGATAATCATCCTCCATGCTGAAAAGTggcttcttaatttttttctggtttttctcctGTTTGCTGTTACAAAATTTTTCATGAAGAAACTTGGAAAAGCTCCTTGACTGTTCCAGATTCCTTCAGCAGACCTGTGAGGTGTAACTTTTCTTAGAAAGCCAGGCTGACACCTCTCCGCTCTATTAGATTTATATGTATGTGTTCTCTTTATTGCCATTTTGGATCAATAAGTGCCTTGCTTTCATCTGAAACTTTTTGGAAAACTGATATCATGTTTCCACATTTCCCACT
This Passer domesticus isolate bPasDom1 chromosome 16, bPasDom1.hap1, whole genome shotgun sequence DNA region includes the following protein-coding sequences:
- the LOC135281854 gene encoding rho GTPase-activating protein 39-like isoform X2, producing MVPLGQDGIHNNTLLTGHVLPKIWETPTHWQPLPGTKASMLVKVNSLRQMQNFSNSSLQLQGTPKPNSPKSLPKPAIYAQPQSKSQSSGATKQMPAGETKQSMQIKKTESGGFCLVMMNGPTSQTPPGSRTGTPQPASPTYASPAPIYDEPSLELPIYDEPPVDMDTESICVSGMSPPRSPSNSLRKQLQPAKLLQHPSMQQQQAAKKHARNPSSTEYSPAGREYIKHMVNVDQPVKLSHSSAATTDTSTKLPGHLASKDSFKESWRILEANVLKNMELHHSRQNSLQTQEYPTGHQDSGYSTGPSPSLRKRKGRRQATGQARPGSVGSSSELTALNDKVIAEMRAVVGRSAACRGSKASLDAESLETGVPAESSKVRFQSDHLKKCINQSSRDDVTASNKSLYRQDLEVREFFPSSVAAPQDTMRQKRTFEKIDSLEKNVTSQTSLASSGATRHSSQPETIELEPKQEGSSQHGGCVGCHFPYNTLRKPISQSSMADWASKNLNMHTQGIFRRRISISNMLSWNGGSIKKPMLITSNRTIKKEACEMFKLVQNYMGDRQTRMDRNHVALVTVTKCWSMQGLRDELYIQLIRQTTDNMCYRSLAWGWELMAISLAFFSPSPKFQSYLEGYIYRHLDSDEKIAQHIKELVDLKNKKITKSRKKRKQNTEDEGLPISTYAKYCYRKLHKVAVTGGKKGLRKPTVEEITHARNAILTPSLFGSSLEEIMLRQQDMYPGNKLPWVQTQLSQQVLALGGEQTEGIFRIPGDIDEVNALKLQVDQWRIPNNLSDPNIPASLLKLWYRELEEPVIPQQFYKECISNYENPDAAVAVVQLLPELNRLVLCYLIHFLQIFAQPSNVGRTKMDVNNLAMVMAPNCLRCQSDDPRVIFENTRKEMSFLRMLIVHLDTSFIKGLV